The following proteins come from a genomic window of Clostridiales bacterium:
- a CDS encoding 8-oxo-dGTP diphosphatase, which yields MEETVLIYLEKDNKYLMMFRNKKQHDPNFGKYIGVGGRIEEDETKGQALVREVREETSLILKSYNYRAKLLFVNDNYREIIHLFTSKDFIGELRENCDEGDLSWVDKNKIFDLTLWEGDKAFLDLMENSDDYFEMTLTYKNDKLVSTLRTA from the coding sequence ATGGAAGAAACAGTACTTATCTATTTAGAAAAAGATAATAAATATCTAATGATGTTCAGAAATAAAAAACAGCATGATCCTAATTTCGGCAAATATATTGGTGTTGGTGGCCGTATTGAAGAAGATGAAACTAAGGGTCAAGCCTTAGTCAGGGAGGTTAGAGAGGAAACATCTCTCATATTAAAGTCATACAATTACAGAGCAAAATTACTATTTGTTAACGATAACTATAGAGAAATTATTCATTTATTCACATCAAAAGACTTTATTGGTGAGTTGAGAGAAAACTGTGATGAAGGTGATTTAAGTTGGGTTGATAAAAATAAGATTTTCGATTTAACACTTTGGGAAGGCGATAAAGCATTCCTAGATTTAATGGAAAACTCAGATGATTATTTTGAAATGACTCTAACTTATAAGAACGATAAATTAGTATCTACTCTTCGTACTGCTTAG